The sequence below is a genomic window from Bradyrhizobium septentrionale.
GCCCTGCAGCAGGCGGGCAAGCAGGACGATGATCGGAGCGGCAATGCCGATGCTTGCATAGGTCGGGCAGATCGCGATCACCACGGTGCCGACCGCCATGATCGCCAGCGTCACTATCAGGCCCTTGCGGCGGCCGATCTTGTCGATGTAGGCGCCGAGCACGATGGCGCCGACCGGGCGCATCAGGGCGCCGAGCCAGAACACACCGAAAGCATTGAGCAGCGCCGCGGTCTCGTTCTCGGAGGGGAAGAAGGCCTTGGCGATCAGGGGCGCATAGAAGCCGAACAGGAAGAAGTCGAATTGCTCGAGGAAATTGCCGCTGGTCGCGCGCAGGATGGCGCCAAGACGCGACTTGATTTGCGGGACTTGTGGTGAACTCGACTGCGACATAACGCCTTTTCCTTCCCCGAAACAAAAGGGCCGGCGAAAATTGTCTCGCCAGCCAAGGCAGTTACCCTGCCATGTGCGGCAATTTGGCACGCCTGTCCGGCGCGACCAACCCCGAAATCGCGCCGCCGCCATCGGAAAAAAGCCGTAGGTGGAAATCTGGTGGAACCGCTTTCGAGCGGAGCTTGAGCGCAGCGTACGCCGCTTCAAGGCGCGGTATGTGCCGCGGCGCCGAGCCAGGACCGGAACGCGGAGAGTTTTGGCGTATCGGCGCGCCCCTGCGGCGACACCAGATAGAAGCCGGCATCCGCCGGCAGCGCGATCTTGAAGGGAACCACGAGCCGGCCCTTGGTGATGTCGTCCTGCACATAGGAGGTGCGGCCCATCGCGATGCCGATCCCGTCGATCGCGGCCTGGAGCGTCACGAACAGGAGGTCGAACGTCACGCCCGGCTGTTTGGAGACGTCGGTCGGCAGACCCGCCGCGGTCAGCCACAGCCGCCAATCGTCGCTGTTGGCGTTGCTGGTGTGCAACAGCACGTGATCCCTGAGATCCTCGGGGCAGTTGAGCGGCTTGCTTCCCTGCAGCAGCGAGGGGCTGCACACCGGAAACAGCTCGTCCGCCATCAGCCAGTCCGCGCGCAGGCCGGCCCATTGGCCGCGGCCGTAGCGAATCGCGGCGTCGACCTTGTCGCGGTGGAAATCGACCAGACTGGTCGAGGTGGTGATGCGGACGTCGATGCCGGGATGCGCCTCCTGGAATGCCGACAGCCGCGGCAGCAGCCATTTGGCGGCGAGCGACGCCAAGGTCGAGACCGTCAGCACGTGATCGTCGTCCCGGCGCAGCAGCCGATCGGTCGCGAGCCGGAGGTCGTTGAAGGCGGCGCGGACGCCGGGAAGGTATTCGGCGGCCTCCGGCGTCAGGCTCAGCGACCGGTTCTGGCGGATGAACAGGCGGACGCCGAGTTCCTCCTCGAGCCGCCGGATCTGATGGCTGATCGCGGTCTGGGTCACGTTCAGTTCGGACGCCGCCAGCGTGAAGCTCATATGCCGCGCGGCGGCCTCGAATGCCCTCAGGCCGTTCAGCGAAGGCAGGCGGCTGGTCATGCCAGAAAGGTCTCCTAATGCATGACGTTAATTCATGCGAAGCGGTACAAAGTGTCGTTTGTGAACAGGCCGAATAGCTCCGATATTACCGCCAACAGGTTACCGATAGGAGCCGCAAATGTCCATTTTCACCCATGAATCGATGACAAATCATCATACGCCCGATCATCATGCATCGGGCTGCTGAACCAGGTCGGCGAGACGCTGCATGTCTGGTGGGAGCGCTACGAGCGCCGCCGCGAGCTGTCGCAGTGGACGGAGCGCGACCTGCACGACATCGGCATGTCCCGCAGCGACATCGTGTTCGAGACCGACAAGCCGTTCTGGCGGGCCTGAGAAGGACGCCGTCGCCGGCGCCGCCTCGATGGAGGGGCGCCGGCCAATTTCTTCACCCGAGGAGCGTGTCATGGTTGCGCTGCATCTCGACGATCTCAAGCAATACTCTGACGTGCTGCGCGCCAAGGACGGCAGCGAGATCAAGGTGCGCTTCGTCGAGCCGCGCGACCGCGAAGAGCTGCAGAACTACATCCGATCGCTTTCCGCGGGGTCCCGTTACAACCGCTTCCTGGGCGCACTGAGCGAGCTGCCGAAGACGGAGCTCGAGCGTTTCATTCATGTCGGCGAGGCTGACCGGTTCACGGTGGTCGCGACGATGCTGGTCGATGGTTTCGAAACCATCGTCGGCGAAGCCCGCTATGCCTTCCATGCCGATACGTCGAGCGTCGAGTTCGGCCTGTCGATCGATGACCGGTGGCAGGGCCACGGCATTGGCAAGGCGCTTCTGAAGAATCTCGAATGCCGCGCGGCGTCCCTCGGAGCCGAGCGCATTTTTGGCGACACGCTGCGTTCCAATGCGACGATGATCGGGCTCGCCCGCAAGTCCGACTATGCCTTTATGCAAAGCCCCGGCGACTGGAAGCTGGTGCGCTTCGCGAAAGAGATCCACGTCGAGCCGCAAGACATTCCCTGTGCCAGCTGGCGGCTTGCCGCCACTTCCCGCTTGGCCGCGATGTCCTCGCTTGCGGTTTGACTGACTAGGCCCGGTTCTGGCCTCCCCAGAACCGGGCCCTTTTCTTTTTGATCTTGCTCTGATCCCGTTGGCTCTATCCGGGCTACGCTTTTTCCTTGCCTCTCCCCCTGTGGGAGAGGCCGTAGCGCGGTCCTAACCGGCTACATAGGTAACAGAATAGACCGGCGACATAGGTAACGGGTCAACTGATCGGCAAGGAGGAACTTGCCGATGGGGTGGATGGAGACCTGTGCTGTGGATGAACGGATGCGGTTTGTGGTGGCGGCACAAAAGCACGAGGAGTCGTTTGCGGCGGTGTGCCGGCGGTTCGGAGTGAGCCGTCGGGTGGGCTACAAATGGCTTGCACGGTTCGAGGAAGAAGGCGCGGCCGGACTGTTCGATCGTCCGCGAGCTCCGCTGCATCGTCCACAAAGCGTTGCGGAGAAGATCGCTGAGCGCTGCCTTGAGGTGCGTCGGGCGCATCCTAGCTGGGGGCCGATCAAGGTGCTGGCCTTTCTCGAACGGAAGTCACCTCGGACGGCATGGCCCGCGGCAAGCACGATCGGCGAGCTGTTCGATCGTGAGGGGCTGACGGTGAAGCGCAAGCTGCGCCGGCGCGGGCCGCCCTCGAGCGCGCCCTTTGCCGGTTGCGAGGCGGCCAACGACGTCTGGTGCATCGACTTCAAGGGCTGGTTCCTGACCGGGGACGGCATGCGCTGCGAACCGCTGACGCTCACCGATGCCTATAGCCGCTATCTGCTGCGCTGCCAGGCCTTGGCACGCACCGACACGGATCATGTCTGGCCTGTGCTGGACGCTGCGTTGCGCGAGTTTGGGTTGCCACTCTACATGCGCTCGGACAACGGCTCGCCGTTTGCCTCGCGCGGCGCCGGAGGATTGTCACGACTGTCGGTCAAGCTGATCAAAGCCGGCGTGACGCCGGAGCGCATTGCACCGGGCAAACCTCAGCAGAACGGCCGCCATGAGCGGATGCATCTGACGCTGCTGCAAGACGTTGCCAATCCGCCGGCTCCCACCATGCGCGAGCAGCTCAAGCGCTTGCACAGCTTCCAGCATCTCTACAACGAAGAGCGTCCTCACCAATCGCTCGACAACGCCGCCAGCCGACCGTTACCAGGCCTCCTCGCGCCGCTTCGACGGTGTCTTGCGCAAGCCGGAATACGCTGACGGTCAGGACGTCCGCTCGGTCCGGCACAACGGAGAGATCAAGTGGTTGGGCAACACGATCTATATCAGCGAAGCGCTGATCGGTGAGCCCGTCGGCTTGGCCGAGGACCCGGACGGCTGGACCGTCAGCTATGGCCCGATCGTGCTCGGCACGATCGCCCATCGCGGTGACCAACTCCACAGCCCCAACAACAGACCTGAACGAAACGAGAATTGTGTTACCCATGTCGTCGGTCTGAACCGTTACCCATGTCGCCGGTTGCTCAGCGCATGCAGCGTAGCGGAATGCGCTGCGGGTGAGGGGTGCAGCCTCTCGGCAAACTCGCTCTCACGGATAGACCTGAACCCTCACCCGGAATTCAAGCTGCGCTTGAATTCCGACCTCTCCCACAAGGGGAGAGGTGTAGGGATCGCCGTGCGTGTCCGCCTATGAACCCCGGAACACCGGCTTGCGCTTCTCGATGAAGGCCTGCACCGCCTCCTTGTGATCGGCCGTCGTGGTGAGCCGGATCAACCGCTCGGCCTCATGGTCACGCGCGGCGGCGAAGTCGAACTGCAGCGCTTCGTCGAGATTGTCCTTCATGTAGCGCAGCGCCAAAGTCGGGCCTTCGGCCATCGACTTCGCCAGTGCAAAGGCTTCGTCCTGCAGCGCCTCGTCCGGCACCACGCGATTGACCAGGCCGATTTGCTCGCATCTGACGGCATCGACCTTTTCCGAGGTGAACATCAATTCGCGGGCGCGCGAGGTGCCGACCAGCCGTGTCAACAGCCAGGCCATGCCGTAATCGCCGCTCAGCGCCACGCGCAGATATCCGGTCGAGATGAAGGCGGATTGTGCGGCGATCCTGATGTCGCAGGCCATCGCGATCGCAAGGCCCGCGCCGACCGCCGGACCGGGCAGCGCCGCAATGGTCGGCTTGCGCACCGAGGCGAGTGCGCCGGTCAGCAGGCGCTGGCGCTCCTGAAGGTCCGCGACCTTGTCCTCATAGGACATTTCGAGCTTCTTCGGGTCGCGATGCGCGCCCATGCCCTTGACGTTGCCGCCGGCGCAGAACGCCTTGCCGGCGCCGGTGACGAGCAGCACGCCGACCTCGGGGTTCTCGCCGCAGGTCCGGATCATCGTACGCAGCGCCGGCGTCAGCGTGTCCGACAGCGAGTTGCGGGCATCCGGGCGGTTCAAGGTGATGATGGCGACGCGGTCGCGGATCACGCAGAGCAGCTCGTCGGTGCCGGTTTCGATCTTGATTTCGCTAGTCATGTTTCCCCCGCGGGTTCAGTTGTTGTCGTCATTGCGAGGAGCGAAGCGACGAAGCAATCCATCTTCCCCGAGATGAGGCATGGATTGCTTCGCTCCGCTCGCAATGACGGACGTGGCGGCAGCTGATATCCAACCTACGCCTTAGAGATGATCTCCGTCATCTCAAAACTTCTCAACCCAGGGCCGCAATTCCAGCTCCCAGGTCCAGGCGCTGCGCGGCTGTTGCAGCACGTTCCAGTAGCTCAGCGCAATCGCGTCGGGATCGAGCATCGAATCCGGGCGGTCGGCGGGCTCGGTGCGGGCGGCGCTGCGGATGCCGCCGTCGATCACGAAATGCGCGACATGGATGCCCTGCGGCGACAGTTCCCGCGCCATGCTCTGCGCCAGCCCGCGCAATGCGAACTTGCCCATCGCGAACGGCGCCGATTGCGCATAGCCCTTGACGCTGGCGGAGGCGCCGGTGAACAGGATCGCGCCTTTCTTGCTGGGCAGCATGCGCTTCGCCGCTTCCTGCGCCACCAGGAAGCCGCCGAACGCCGAGACCGCGATCGCCCGCTCGACCTCGGAGGGGACGAGTTCAACGAAGGGTCCACGCGAGCGGCCGGAGGCGTTGTAGACCACGAGATCAGGGGTTCCGATCTCGCGCTCGACGAGGCCGAACAGACGCTCGACATCCTCGGCCTTGGTGGCATCGCAGGCATAGGCGCGCGCGCCGGTTTCGGTGCAGAGCGCGCCGAGCTTCTCGATGCTGCGGGCGCCCAGCGCCACGCGAATTCCCTCCCGCGAAAATAGCCGTGTCAGCGAGGCGCTGAGGCCCTCGCCAGCGCCGACGATCAGGGCGATCTTGTATTTTGGAATATCCATTGGGCTTTCCTTTGCTCGGCCGGAGGAGGATAGTCGTGCTCAAACAAATGAGAAGCGAAGCCGGGAATTCAATGCAGCCGCTCAAGCAGGATCAGAAAACGTCATCCACCAACCAGCCGGGACTGCTGGCGCCCGATACGACGGGAATGAATTTCTACCGGGCCGATCCCGCGCTGACCGACCTCCTGAAGCTGCATCTCCCTGAAGCGTTGTTCCGCCACATCGAGCCGCATCTCGACCGGCTCGGTGGACTGGCCGGCGGCCTTCTCGACGAATGCGCGCGGCTTGCCGACCGGCATACGCCGGTGCTGCACCAGCGTGACAAGTTCGGCCGCGACGTCCAGCACATCGAATATCATCCGGCCTATCGCGAGATCGAGAAGGTGGCGTTCGGCGAGTTCGGCATTCACGCGCTGTCGATCCGCAAGGGCATCATGGGCTGGCCCGAAAAATATCCTGTGGTGGCCAAGCACGCCTTCACCTTCCTGTTCAACCAGACCGAATTCGGCATGGGCTGCCCGATCAACGTCACCGACGGCTGCGCCAAGCTGTTGGCGAATTTCGGTAGCGAGGCCTTGAAGGCGAAATATCTGGACGGCCTGACCCAGACCGACATGAGCAGACTGACGCAGGGCGGTCAGTTCATGACCGAGAAGGAGGGCGGCTCCGACGTCGGCACGCTGACCACGCGCGCGGTGCAGGATGGCGACCACTGGCGGCTCTATGGCGAGAAGTGGTTCTGCTCCAACGCCGATGCCAAGGTGGTGATGCTGCTGGCGCGGCCGGAAGGCGCGGGGCCAGGCACACGCGGCGTCGGCCTGTTCCTGATGCCGCGCTTCCTCGACGACGGCGCGCCGAACCACTACCGGATCGTGCGCCTGAAGGACAAGCTCGGCACCCGCTCGATGGCTTCCGGCGAGATCAAGCTCGACGGTGCGATCGCTTACGTGGTCGGCAAGCTCGACCGCGGCTTCGTGCAGATGGCCGAGATGGTGAACTCGTCGCGGCTTTCGAACGGCGTGAAGTCGACTGCGCTGATGCGCCGCGCCTTCCACGATGCGATGACGGTCGCGAAGGGCCGGGTGGTGTTCGGCCAGCGCATCATCGATCTGCCGCTGGCGCGGCGGCAGCTGATGAAGATCATGCTGCCGACCGAGCAGGCGCTCTCGATGAGCTTCCTGACCGCCGACGCGCTAGACCGCGCCGAGGCCGGCAGCCAGGATGCCGCGGCGCTGCTCCGCATCCTGACGCCGACCTTGAAGTTTCGCGCCACCCGCGATGCCCGAAAAGTCTGCGGCGACGCCATGGAGATGCGCGGCGGCATCGGCTACATCGAGGAATTCGTCACGCCGCGGCTGTTGCGCGACGCGCATCTCGGTTCGATCTGGGAGGGTACCGGCAACATCGTCGCGATCGATGCGCTGAAGCGCGCGGTCGGCCGCCATGGCGCCGACAATGCGCTCGCCGCCGATCTGCATGCGCGGCTCGATGACAGCCCGCACGTGCCGCAGGCCTGGCGCAGCCGGCTGCGTGACCTCAGCGATCGCGCGATCGGGTTTGCACGCGAGGTCGCTGGGAGCATCGACAATGAGGGCGATGCGCGGCGCGCCACCAGCCTGCTCTATCACGTCGCAAGCGCGGTGGCGCTGGCATGGGAGGGCGGCCGTATTCACGAAATGCGCGGAGATGCACGTAGGCTGCTGCTGTCGCGGATGGTGATCGATCATCGCGTGATGCCGGGCGATCCGTTCCGGCTTGCGGAAAATACCGTTCAACGCAGGATGACCGAGCATCTGCTCGGCGATCGCGCCGTCGGCATGGCCGAGGTTGGCGAATTGCTCATCGCAGCGTAGGCTGCCCCGCGAGCGCACAGTTCAAACAAACAAAAACGCCAAGGGAGATCCCGATGAAGGCCGCCGTTCTGCATGAAGTCAACAAGCCGCTGGTGATCGAGGATGTCAGCGTGCCCAATCCGGGGCCGCGCGAGGTCCTGATCCGCACCGCGGTCGCGGGCCTCTGCCATTCCGACTTGCACTTCATGGAAGGCCTGTATCCGCATCCGCTGCCCGCGGTGCTCGGCCATGAATCGGCCGGCGTGGTCGAGAAGGTCGGCTCCGACGTCAATTACGTGAAGCCGGGCGATCACGTCGTCACCTGCCTCTCGGTGTTCTGCGGCACCTGCGACAATTGCACCACCGGCCGCACCGTGCTGTGCACCGACACCACGGTGAAGATGCTGCCCGGCGCCTCCAACCGGTTGTCCTGGAACAGGTCGGAGAAGCTGCACCAGTTCCTCAATCTCTCGTCGTTCGCCGAGCAGATGCTGGTGCACGAGAACGCCATCGTGAAGATCAAGAAGGAGATGCCGCTCGATCTCGCCGCGCTGATCGGCTGCGGCGTCATCACCGGCTATGGCGCCGTGGTGAACACCGCCAAGGTGACCGCCGGCGAGACCGTCGCGGTGATCGGCTGCGGCGGCGTCGGCATGGCCGCGATCAACGGCGCGCAGATCGCCGGCGCCGGCCGCATCATCGCGATCGACACCAATCCGGCCAAGCTGCAGCTCGCGACGAAG
It includes:
- a CDS encoding transcriptional regulator GcvA, whose protein sequence is MTSRLPSLNGLRAFEAAARHMSFTLAASELNVTQTAISHQIRRLEEELGVRLFIRQNRSLSLTPEAAEYLPGVRAAFNDLRLATDRLLRRDDDHVLTVSTLASLAAKWLLPRLSAFQEAHPGIDVRITTSTSLVDFHRDKVDAAIRYGRGQWAGLRADWLMADELFPVCSPSLLQGSKPLNCPEDLRDHVLLHTSNANSDDWRLWLTAAGLPTDVSKQPGVTFDLLFVTLQAAIDGIGIAMGRTSYVQDDITKGRLVVPFKIALPADAGFYLVSPQGRADTPKLSAFRSWLGAAAHTAP
- a CDS encoding DUF1127 domain-containing protein gives rise to the protein MSQWTERDLHDIGMSRSDIVFETDKPFWRA
- a CDS encoding GNAT family N-acetyltransferase; translated protein: MVALHLDDLKQYSDVLRAKDGSEIKVRFVEPRDREELQNYIRSLSAGSRYNRFLGALSELPKTELERFIHVGEADRFTVVATMLVDGFETIVGEARYAFHADTSSVEFGLSIDDRWQGHGIGKALLKNLECRAASLGAERIFGDTLRSNATMIGLARKSDYAFMQSPGDWKLVRFAKEIHVEPQDIPCASWRLAATSRLAAMSSLAV
- a CDS encoding enoyl-CoA hydratase codes for the protein MTSEIKIETGTDELLCVIRDRVAIITLNRPDARNSLSDTLTPALRTMIRTCGENPEVGVLLVTGAGKAFCAGGNVKGMGAHRDPKKLEMSYEDKVADLQERQRLLTGALASVRKPTIAALPGPAVGAGLAIAMACDIRIAAQSAFISTGYLRVALSGDYGMAWLLTRLVGTSRARELMFTSEKVDAVRCEQIGLVNRVVPDEALQDEAFALAKSMAEGPTLALRYMKDNLDEALQFDFAAARDHEAERLIRLTTTADHKEAVQAFIEKRKPVFRGS
- a CDS encoding SDR family NAD(P)-dependent oxidoreductase, which codes for MDIPKYKIALIVGAGEGLSASLTRLFSREGIRVALGARSIEKLGALCTETGARAYACDATKAEDVERLFGLVEREIGTPDLVVYNASGRSRGPFVELVPSEVERAIAVSAFGGFLVAQEAAKRMLPSKKGAILFTGASASVKGYAQSAPFAMGKFALRGLAQSMARELSPQGIHVAHFVIDGGIRSAARTEPADRPDSMLDPDAIALSYWNVLQQPRSAWTWELELRPWVEKF
- a CDS encoding acyl-CoA dehydrogenase family protein; this encodes MQPLKQDQKTSSTNQPGLLAPDTTGMNFYRADPALTDLLKLHLPEALFRHIEPHLDRLGGLAGGLLDECARLADRHTPVLHQRDKFGRDVQHIEYHPAYREIEKVAFGEFGIHALSIRKGIMGWPEKYPVVAKHAFTFLFNQTEFGMGCPINVTDGCAKLLANFGSEALKAKYLDGLTQTDMSRLTQGGQFMTEKEGGSDVGTLTTRAVQDGDHWRLYGEKWFCSNADAKVVMLLARPEGAGPGTRGVGLFLMPRFLDDGAPNHYRIVRLKDKLGTRSMASGEIKLDGAIAYVVGKLDRGFVQMAEMVNSSRLSNGVKSTALMRRAFHDAMTVAKGRVVFGQRIIDLPLARRQLMKIMLPTEQALSMSFLTADALDRAEAGSQDAAALLRILTPTLKFRATRDARKVCGDAMEMRGGIGYIEEFVTPRLLRDAHLGSIWEGTGNIVAIDALKRAVGRHGADNALAADLHARLDDSPHVPQAWRSRLRDLSDRAIGFAREVAGSIDNEGDARRATSLLYHVASAVALAWEGGRIHEMRGDARRLLLSRMVIDHRVMPGDPFRLAENTVQRRMTEHLLGDRAVGMAEVGELLIAA
- a CDS encoding Zn-dependent alcohol dehydrogenase, with amino-acid sequence MKAAVLHEVNKPLVIEDVSVPNPGPREVLIRTAVAGLCHSDLHFMEGLYPHPLPAVLGHESAGVVEKVGSDVNYVKPGDHVVTCLSVFCGTCDNCTTGRTVLCTDTTVKMLPGASNRLSWNRSEKLHQFLNLSSFAEQMLVHENAIVKIKKEMPLDLAALIGCGVITGYGAVVNTAKVTAGETVAVIGCGGVGMAAINGAQIAGAGRIIAIDTNPAKLQLATKLGATDIVDPARGDVVQQVRELTGGGVQHSFEVLGRKDTAEQAFGMLAPGGTATIVGMIPFGQKIELHGFDFLRERRIQGSSMGSNHFRVDMPRLVDFYMRGRLHLEDWISAKLKLSEINEGFANMKAGKTLRSVIMFDS